Proteins from a single region of Scylla paramamosain isolate STU-SP2022 chromosome 13, ASM3559412v1, whole genome shotgun sequence:
- the LOC135106505 gene encoding 2',3'-cyclic-nucleotide 3'-phosphodiesterase-like encodes MGQCCAKCKESPEVVSVGERQEVGRPSLTPLVASEESPDAQDVAPAPPVQPQDEPQPEAPSEPSERSTSASPVSAMKDGEALPSSPKGDYLDFPIMQDMKTIEYVLKSKVIVIMKGLPGSGKSFISNQLKKMYKDGVICSADHYFMKGGQYKFNADKLKFAHEFCQENARKAAVSGAPVIIIDNTNIQAWNYKYYLRLSKELHYTPLILEPQTPWAKNIKLLAKKNSHSVPKEALDQRLKKYEPALPLYYWWFLNEEDSSQILTLAQDWLKKSLQVQEFFRDFCEFSKLSSVEDMLMYYKRNEGPGDYKVLHATACVTRKGKAKNAKEYMAKKVVRDSLGKNFPLHIIGFVLTPRTYGARLRLGEEALELWGMDDHEVESEDTTSAPAGQQPARDGQVSLGDTNLRRGSCHSTLRTGESQLHKSRFHPTSDRGSRAHLTLGCAPKVHAKITGFDLMKVVSFEQRVVKNGNPEGSSEMFESFSIPEGELRTYGENIWVIYPEKEVHVSSLFSAFY; translated from the exons ATGGGTCAGTGCTGTGCAAAGTGCAAGGAAAGTCCAGAGGTGGTTAGTGTGGGGGAGAGACAGGAGGTTGGTCGACCTTCTCTCACACCATTAGTAGCTTCAGAAGAGTCTCCAGACGCACAGGATGTCGCCCCTGCCCCGCCAGTTCAACCACAGGATGAGCCCCAGCCTGAGGCCCCGTCAGAGCCCAGTGAGAGAAGTACCTCAGCCTCACCAGTATCAGCTATGAAAGATGGAGAggcccttccttcatctccaaaGGGGGATTATCTTGATTTTCCAATTATGCAAGATATGAAGACCATAGAATATGTCCTAAAGAGCAAA GTTATTGTAATTATGAAAGGCCTCCCAGGATCAGGGAAATCATTCATCAGTAACCAGctgaaaaaaatgtacaaggaTGGAGTAATATGCTCAGCAGACCACTACTTCATGAAGGGTGGACA ATACAAGTTTAATGCAGACAAGCTGAAGTTTGCTCATGAGTTCTGTCAGGAGAATGCAAGGAAGGCTGCTGTCAGTGGTgctcctgttattattattgacaaCACAAACATTCAAGCATGGAACTACAAGTACTACTTGAGGCTGAGCAAAGAGCTTCACTACACGCCTCTCATTCTGGAGCCTCAAACACCCTGGGCAAAGAACATCAAGTTGCTTGCCAAAAAGAACTCTCATAGTGTTCCCAAAGAGGCGTTAGATCAGAGG CTGAAGAAATATGAACCAGCACTACCACTGTACTATTGGTGGTTCCTGAATGAGGAGGACTCCAGTCAAATTCTTACCCTGGCACAGGACTGGCTGAAGAAGTCGCTGCAGGTGCAAGAATTTTTCAGAGACTTCTGTGAATTTTCCAAGCTCTCATCAGTTGAAG ACATGTTGATGTACTACAAGAGAAATGAGGGACCTGGAGACTACAAAGTTCTCCATGCCACTGCCTGTGTCACCAGGAAGGGCAAGGCAAAGAATGCCAAGGAGTACATGGCAAAGAAGGTTGTCAGAGATTCTCTTGGCAAAAATTTCCCCCTCCATATCATTGGCTTTGTCTTAACACCACGGACATATGGAGCCAGGCTAAGGTTAGGAGAAGAGGCACTGGAGTTGTGGGGCATGGATGATCATGAGGTAGAGTCAGAAGACACCACAAGTGCACCAGCAGGTCAACAGCCTGCTAGAGATGGTCAAGTCAGCTTAGGTGACACAAACTTGAGGAGAGGCTCTTGTCATAGCACCTTAAGAACAGGGGAGTCTCAGCTGCACAAATCTCGGTTTCATCCTACGAGTGACAGAGGAAGCCGTGCTCATCTCACTCTTGGATGTGCCCCAAAGGTCCATGCTAAAATCACTGGATTTGACTTGATGAAAGTTGTTTCCTTTGAGCAAAGAGTTGTAAAAAATGGAAACCCTGAAGGGTCAAGTGAAATGTTTGAATCCTTTTCAATCCCAGAAGGTGAACTGAGAACTTATGGTGAAAATATTTGGGTCATATATCCAGAGAAAGAAGTTCAtgtcagttctttgttttcagcattttattaG